The Periplaneta americana isolate PAMFEO1 chromosome 16, P.americana_PAMFEO1_priV1, whole genome shotgun sequence genome segment TTACAGACGTTAATAACATATCtaaaaattgcttttttttttttcatgaaaaatttacATTTGCATATGAATCCTTGCCCTATTCATCATGTCAAGCCATTACATGCAAATATATAGAGACCGCTTGTAACATTAGAAGTCGTCTCTTAATATCCTGTAATCAATTATTCTTTTAAGACATCTCATTGTACTGCAGGAACAGAATTTCTTGGACCATCACGTGACTGACATAAAGGAGGAATATGTGAACCAGAGCCCTGATCTCTTATCAGAGATAAAATTTGAGGAAAATCCGTTCCCTGTGGTCAAACGAGAACCAGAGGTGAGTGGAGCACAAGGAATGCACTATGTGTTCTTCTTCCAGTGTTTATCTTGTATTTTGATTGTAACAGCCACTATACCTATTTTCAAGAGTACTTGCAGTGCCTTTCACTCTGTGATTTAGACAAAAAGTCTTATCCCTATTTACTATTACAAGTCACGTCATGTTCCACAGAACTAATGTTCAATCGTTATCtcgttttatgttttaattatgaAAACGGAATTGCTTGTTACGCTTACTCTTAATGGTTACCAAGCTACACATTCCAACAGTCCGTTTGAAAAGACGTTGCTCTTAAGGTCGCGACTTCTTTTTGTCTCCTGTGTGTCTTTTTCTAAAATTCTCAATACCTTTCACCGTTTCCAAATAATTGTGATTGCTTTAGATGTATGTGCAAACATTATCACCTCTCTTCCTTGATTTCAAGTATTTATTTGCAATATATCCTTTGTAGAACATTATGATACCCACAGAGAAAAGTTATTTTGTAaggttagtatatatatatatatatgttgcttATTTTCAGTGGATCCCAGAATAGATTCTAAGTTTTGGAAAATATTCTGATATATATGTGCAGTTACAGCATGTATGAAACTactgtttatttcttttactCTTTTCAAGTTATCAAGTTCACGAAATGGTTGAACGAATTTAAATGTtggcagacaaagaaacaaatgctagggacgcgataaaattaaacatatgctagggacgcgataaaattgtgcgataagcagccatgattggttgaaagatgtcctttcgtaccattttatttgtcaaaagtaatgtgacgtagttaaagtgtaatagtcaatagaaTACGTTTTTTAACTGCTGGTGTTATGAGCACAGAAGTTCTATCGAAAGCAAACTGAATCAGGCCATTATATAGGTACCTGCTAATGTaagagttacctggttgaaatttttCTGGATTTCTCCTTTAAACAATTATTGAGAACAAATGTTGgcgaactttcggtgctggaccttgtACTCATTTCGTTGCCATTGCCACCTTTATTTAGGTCAGACATTAGAGAACCATTAAAGTtgacagtgtcgtaaaataaaccacttaaATAATATACCATATTCGTCACTATAAATCAAATTGTTCGTTCATAGATAATTTCTGTTATTAGGgctatacagtaattaattagTTATTCTATAACAGCCATTTTCCACCAGTCTGCCACAGCACACTCTAACGATCCACTCGTGTGCGGCAGAATGCAGAATGCTGCTCAAGTCAACCTTCAGTAAACACAGCGTAGGTGTACGAGCAGCAGAGAAGAAAACGATTGACGCGCATGTAGGGTAGACAGATCagtaaaattagaatataaattaatttaatttaattaaaattaaaattttatttctctttatggAAGAAAATGTTTCATGTATTAAATACTTAGCGACAATGTGCTGATATTGTATGTTTTCTAATAtcctaaataacaaattaaaaaaaaaacacgaataattATTACACAGTATTCCACTGGAAAATTCTCTGTCATTAAATTTTGCATTTCTATCATAAACTTTAAATAAAGGTACATAAATTGTTTTAGTTCAATTTGtgaataatatgtattttgtttctcttctctaattttatttttttttttgcatcatgtTCCTTTTCACCATTTATTGCCCGGTATTTTGACtaagaaataattaatatgttattaaaaCTGTGCCAAGtgtaacatccctctcttcaatttgtcagtgacaggtttattttttggtgctcggagttctttaccaaaatttacatataatttcttaaaacaattatcaatatcatcttttgaaattcaaataatcatctcgcaaattcttaaaagAGTcgctgcagattatacagtttcatttataccactcagaaggcttAATTAAGGATACgctaatttcaaataaaatctcttatttataagtataattttatagtcatcttctaagattttattttataattgataatcaatggtgcttaattattacattttatttttataacaatattatatttaatgtattacatttgctattaatttccgaatcgtcgtggtcatccttaattaaggccggacgagttatttctctctctcttaattcATATATATTTATCTGCCTTATCTGTATTTTGTAGCAATCATTCTCTCCTGAAACCCTAAAAATTCCCGTCCTGCTTGGAAACAACAGCTTTATATAGAGTGCCGCaggattttaaataataattgcacCTTtattgtgccacatgttgaaaaagggtGGAAAACGCTGTTCTATTAGGAAAAGAATTATCCCATGAAATATCTGCTCCAAGAATTAGTTTCTTTTATCTAAAACTCTGGTAGCCCTAATAAGACTTGAATGGAGTTCTGTGGAATCTATACTTGATGCgcttttgttattgttgttgttgttttctaatgccaggcgttagacaataaagtcatttgacctcttgcactccaatatgttaaatggcaagttgtagccgatttaagtgaacaccatattttaacgttttggtggctacttcattcacacagaacccccagaatgtctggaggactacacctgctgttggtcgacgggtccattggacctagctgggagatcttgttgatcaccagctttccctccttaagccactggaggacgattttagtgccatagcaggtcaacactaggaacagaaaagtagaaagaggaggaaggaaagggaaatgaacccctaggcctcgaatgctctaatgccgtcggggttgaagaaagtaagagttcagtcagaggactggataggaaagggtaaagagggaattaggtattggatagaggaaaattataccaaattcagtcaataactcatcaagctgaccagtgctaatggatgagtagccccttcctttagttcagctcgtaaaattatgcttactaacagctgcaccacgggaaggtggggatgggacattgggtatttgtccagtttggttccttaaagccttcaatggaaaggattaatggctctcccccctgtatccgacagatactctTTTGCAGCCGCTTTTGTTAATGTAATTAGTGCTATCTTTctgttttatttgctctgtatttttAGGTAGAGCAAAGAGACATGCCCACAGTGATTGAGGAGCCAAAGATGGAAGTAACGGCAGAGGACAACGAGGTTTTCATCGAGAGGTGAGTGCGAGTCTTCACGTAGAGAGTTCATTGTGTTTGatgtttctgttttcttgactgtcTAGAAGCATTTTCAGAAGAGCTGTCTGTCTGAGTCATCCAGCAATAATGAATCATCACATTCGCATCCACTTCCTTTGGTATCTAGTTTCCATAAGTACTGTTCAAACTTTTCGTCATGTTGTTCACttgattttcagaaaaatcatGTAGATGAAAATGGAAGAAGTGGGCCTTCACACTCAAATTGCAGCCCATGGAAATATTGAACTTCCATTTTGAGTCCATTCCAATCGCTCATCACCTTTACAGTCACTGTGTAATATGAATTTGCCTATTTTATttgtacagttatttatttttttgtttctttgtttgttcgttGCTCTGTTCGTTTGTTCATGCATTCTGGTGTGGTTAAGGGCATCGATCTTTCACTTTCACACCACCAAAATtacaactacagtaatacatacaAGGATTCATGATCAATGTTTCATGAGGGGTTGGATTTCTTTCTGTTTAGCCACTGATTCTTCTTCCACTGCATAGACCTAGCCCTACTGTCCCACTCAGACACAAAACATGTTGGTGTTGTTATTAACGAATGCAGAGTTCTTAGCAATAAAGTCATTAACTCTGttactctccaatatttctaacACTTTGTTAGTTTAGAGCAGTGCTGCTACAAAATCAGCATAGCAAATTATGATTTTGAGGTTATGATTATGGGATACACGCGTGATTCTGTGTAAAAAACTGCATATAACTGTATGACTACTCAACGTTCAGGCAGGGTTGTACAAAGTGTTACTGTAAGTAACGTATTGTAGTTGTAGTGAAAATCACAATCATATAAATGAAACAATTCATGTTACTAGTGCCTGAGATATGTCTAGCACaataataatcaacagtaaattaagtgtaatgaaattatataacaacttctacaaaagacaaacaaataaggcatacacattatttaaaaatatgaatgtttGTGATATATTTAAGAGTTTACGATTGTTGCTTATAAATTAGCAGTACGTCACGTAAAATAATATAGCGTACTCTTCTAAACGAAAATAGTATATATTGTACTCGAATTGTATTGTGTCACGAAACATTGGAAGAAAGAGCCATAAACTGGTACGTAAATACATGCACAAACTGAAGAACAAAGAAAGGTATTTCCTAAgcttttatttcattacttacttGTTGCAATTCAAATGTGTATTTACTATGTCGAAAAATTTTTTCTTATATTACAAGTGTTCATTTTTCTCACCTGAAGTACCTGCTGTAGATTCTTgtttaacatatatttttatatataacaaTCTCTATGTCGGTAATATTACGTTAGCAGGTGCAATCCTTAAAACTGAACGCAAATTATTTTCTGCCAGTCGACTCCTTAGTTTAGATTTGTTAAGTTTCGTGTAAGGGAAGAATTGGTATCACTTATACGTACCGCGGAACATGGATATAATTATGGATATTGTGATGATACCTTCAATCCTCTTTACTCTTATGCATGAGGTCGGGTGATGCACTgtataaggtatatgtacacccacaaaacgcaaaaaataataaaaaatgagaattttcaaaatataactattttaatagagaattttctcccctttaatttgatataagaattttcgatttatgcgttatggtttttcagataagtcccattttccaaaatgctgcgtcatcagccacagtCACTTAGGCTACTTTTGGAGTAATCTTTCttgcagtcaatcccctcgtccagcattgcttgtaaaataaacttctttctagtcccgaaatagatgcatagatatctgggaatgatcattagattgaaaaaacgtttttacataatgaagtaatttataatcttttactgttagtcataaaactaaatttgtgtgtcaatgatgtatgtcattttaataagagtccaaaagtagaaattacaattttgaggacaaacaccatcgcaggatttgttgcatcaatggaaatagggacaaaaatgccggaaaaaacattcaacacctgtaGTTAAAACAAGGcagaggtatttgagaggcagaaagaagctgaaactggaccaacatgaagctgcttaaggggtgacatatgatgatgaagtcttctaggctctgaaagtttgtggctcatttcctgtaaatagtaattttagaatatttaattctttcaaacatgatatctcagtcaaatatcgtgataccaagaagatattggtgttattttgaagcttgaaatgtctcccagtgcctgacaatgagtaaaataacattaatgtaattaatatctccggattttttacatgatttgtgcaacattaaatattattgtaagttacttttatggtaatatttaattaatgtaaataaaaaaaaatagctctatgtgaggcactaaagaatagttttagctataaaacagtgaaaaaactgtggctctatcttaaaagctgcatgagctatcatatttcaagttggatgtcaaaattatgaacaaaataatttttaaacacaatttggacataatttcaagggatttgttcacttcattctctttctggtatcaTTCTCAATTGtacaaaaattttacagagcaaaattatacaaaacaaaattttttgtatctgaaGATGTACATATGCCTTAAATTTGTACTTACCTAGGATGTAAAGCATAAAACTGCGGGTAGGATAAGGATATCGAGGGGGAGTGAGGTTAGAACGCGTGCTGTGCTGGAACAAAATTGAAGAACACCACGTAACAGAACTTGATGACGCCGCTGGTTTAGAGATACATGCTATATATCGCTGTTAATGATTCTGATGCTCTGCTTCCTAAAGACTGCACACTGGACAAAATGGtgaaaaaaaattccaattttgttttagtgtttGCAGgtagcactcttgatagtagttcTGCGCCACATATAGAATCGAATGGCATTATTACTAAATACACAGActttttttgtgtatatatttgttcttgttttttttgtgtgtttctcGTTCCTTCAGGAAGTGATaccaatattaattttgtttataaaggCCTATAGGTGTTGGCAGTAATATTTCACAAGAGAACCGTAGCAAATTTTATTAACAAACgccatttaacatttaaaataaataaattaaaagtaaaataatgaataattttacgCTACTGGGAAGCCAAATCACAAGCCATGGTACGAAAAGCGGATATCTTATCTCTACGTCACACACACCTCGTAAGGTTGACTACATTGTAGACGGACGAGTTTCAGTGAACAACCAGAACAGCAATACCTTCGAGTGCAGTTCGTTTTCTCGTGTGAACTGCGCGGCAGAGCTTAGAATTTCTAACGACTAAGAGTCAGCCCATTTTTTTGCTGCAAAGCGTACATCCTATTGTGTCAAATCATTAGTGATCTATGGTATGattctttattattgttattctgaaTGTTTTCATTAGTTTGTCCAAtctatttattttccattatcaAAAATGTGGCCCACCAACATCTGCACATACCTCAGACTCGAAATTCTATCAAATTTGGAATGCCACTTTCCTTTCCTTATACAATATCACTAATAGTGTAAAGAACAGATCAACCGTAATCAAGTGCTTGAGTGGAGTAACATGGGAAGCTCATAGCAGACACTGAACCAAACATAGACTGTATTCATCCATCCAACACTccgaatcattcattcattcacagtattcTGCTCGTCGGCAGGTCTGTctttgcaaacccagtattctccaatatttcctatttcctgcctttctcatagtctccgcatacaagtcaaatatcttaatttcgtctaacATCAGAAGCTTCAGGTCAGTTTCCTCTCCGGCAAACTTGGGCGCATGTGGCAGTGTCCACTTTTCCTTCCCTTTCCAGCTCATACATTGGTTAATGCGGGGTTCATTCTATGGAGTGTGTACCAAGTGCTTCCATGCAAACACGCTCTAGCTTTCTGAATACTACAATCGTAGATCTCTGTGTGATTCAGATACGTACCAGCTGGTCGCCTAGTTCAAGTAGGATTATGCGTCCAtgatgttttgtttctttttccattCAGGATTCTAGAGAATGTTCACAGAACTGACGTCATTTATGTCGTACAGACCATCCGACATGTTGTGTACTGTCTAGCCATCTTGTCTATAGTATCGACGCCTGCTTTGGTTTTGTTACACTGGAATAGGCTATTATTTGTGGCTTAAAATTGTTGTCTCTCATTGAACAAGACTTACCACGTGATGATAGCAGCACAAcatagtctttttttttcttggtttatGGAATGATATTCAAATCACCATGACCCCAAAAAGAAACGAATAAACTTATACTTATCATTATGGCagatgaaaaaattatatttagtattcctatattcttttaaattgtaatttaaattgttggaGAACTTTTAAAGCATTGTTATTAATTTAACTTTCGCAAAACAACAAATATGAAGTTAGAGATAATACCAATACAGATTTTCTCATGATGACGCTACTACGAAATGCAGTCAGTTATGTTCCACTCcaaatttttctaattttaaagTGACAGAATTAGCAAACTATAAAGATCTTATATATCACAAGAATAAGAGATAGAAAACGTTATAGCACATTTGCAATCCCGAAATTTGAAACAATAGCATAAAATAGCACGATTGTCGAAAAATAGTAAAGCAAAGGCAGGTGGATTTGAACAGAGAGGTTTACTAAAAATAAAAGCTAAGAGTTGACTAACGTGGTGTAATCCTTATAAAATTTATTGTACAGGTGAAGTCCAAATTGTTGCTCATTAATGAATTACAAGACTGTATCTCTAATCGTAATATACCTCCTCATGAAATAGGTTTGTTTTCATTTGAATATTCAATAATGCAATGTATACATGTTGCGACTATTTTATAGACTGATAGTATATTTACTTCAGGGTTGCAGCTACCAATCAGAGGACTGTATCATCAGAACTGCACAGTTTCGCACTTGAAGAGAACGAGACTCTGTGCGAGATTCCCAAGAATTCAAGTTCCTTGGGAAAACCTGTGCGTACTCGTGAAGATCAGAAACAATTGGAATTAGAATTCTCTAGAATATGTTTCTCAACTAAGCAAAAACTGAACAGTCTTTTATGCAATGACATAGGCAAGAAAACTTCCAAATGCGATGTTTGTTCGAAGTATTTTTCAAACTGTTACAACCTAAAAACTCATAAACGCCTGCACACTGGGGAGAAacgtttcaaatgtgatgtttgtggcaagCTTTTCGCGCAGTTGTGTTACCTAAGAGCACATCTACGTGtgcacactggcgagaaaccatTCCAATGTGATCTCTGTGGTAAGTGTTTCACGCAGTCGGGTAAATTGAAAGTCCACAAACGTTTGCACAGTggggagaaacctttcaaatgtgatatttgtggtaaGTGTTATGTTCAGTTTGGTAACCTAAAACACCATCAACGTCTGCATACTGGcctgaaacctttcaaatgtgatgtttgtggtaagtgtctCTCTATGTTGGGTAATTTGAAAGCCCATAAACGCACGCACACTCacgaaaaacctttcaaatgtgacgtTTGTGGTAAGGATTTCACGACATCGAGTGCCCTAAAAAGACATCTGCGCAGGCACACAGGCgaaaaaacctttcaaatgtgacgtTTGTAGTAAGGATTTCACGACATCGGGTGCCCTGAAAAGACATCTGCgccggcacacaggcgagaaacctttcgaATGCCATTTTTGTAGTAAATGCTTCTCAGATTTGAGTGTCCTAAGAAAGCATGAACGGCTGCACACAGgccagaaacctttcaaatgtgacgtTTGTGCTAAATGTTTCACTAAGTCGAGTACACTAAGAGGACATGAATGCCTGCACATAGTCGACAGACCTTTGAAATGCGATGTTCGTTTAAATTGATTATCTGAGCTTCGTAATAAATGCCATGAACTCTAGCACAAAGACGAGGCCTCAAAGTGAATGCGGTCAAATGCTTTCCGCTAATAGCTATATCGTTGATGTAGTTCAAGCCCATTGGTTACAATCCTTTCTAATGCGAGTTTTGTGATAAATTTTTTTCGCGGGTGGGTATTCTAAAATGCCCTTAAGTGAACGGGGTAGTGTTGCTTTTGGgattaaaaattttcagtacaaaaggtcagttcaatatttctaggcttttagagttgaataaaaatttccatgcttatagaatcaatcattctgaattcagtggtataaaagacaactaattacttTCGTATCCCTGTGCAAAGACCCTAACTGATAACGTGTGTTCCCAATTTGCTAAGTGTACATCATTCTTCAGGGGCACATTATTTGCTACAATTTTAACTCATAtgccttatatatttttttaattatctagtAATGTGTGCTGtaaattttaaagcaaaatttaattcagtatttcacccctagtgaaagagaaaaatattcaactttaacatttttttcaatgcatatatatttttttctcgcgTTATGTGTGTGGTATTCTTAAATCATAGGTCTGCTATGTAGAATCCAGGCTGcaaaaaaacactaaaaattttatgtaaattggtTGAGTAGTTTccgagaaaaatacacttagttgtgaaaaatatcaacttatggaaaactgcatttcaaagaaagaaggatgtatgaattacatgcaccgttAAATTGCAAGAGGCtttttaaagggcttatctgcaaaACTACCaccaaaatatttatattgttttacagagcaagttttgtactttttttaatacaaaataaaaaatcggagtTTTGAcatctaatcactacctggttcccttaaagcCTATAGACGAGAATCCTTTCAAATCTGATATCTCTTGTAa includes the following:
- the LOC138692140 gene encoding zinc finger protein 235-like; its protein translation is MCMERSFSDQHVTDIKEEYEDHNLNLTAEIKFEEDGAPIFFAVVKREPEVEQRDMPTVIEEPKMEVTAEDNEVFIERVAATNQRTVSSELHSFALEENETLCEIPKNSSSLGKPVRTREDQKQLELEFSRICFSTKQKLNSLLCNDIGKKTSKCDVCSKYFSNCYNLKTHKRLHTGEKRFKCDVCGKLFAQLCYLRAHLRVHTGEKPFQCDLCGKCFTQSGKLKVHKRLHSGEKPFKCDICGKCYVQFGNLKHHQRLHTGLKPFKCDVCGKCLSMLGNLKAHKRTHTHEKPFKCDVCGKDFTTSSALKRHLRRHTGEKTFQM